The DNA region TGGGCAACAGAAATTAGAGGTAAGGAATCACCCTTGACGTGGGCATTTATTTTGGAAACAAAAGCCGCCTTTTGTATATATGTGCAGAAACTGATCAACAGACTAAAGCAAACCCAACACGGaccaaaaataccaaaaatttttTCCAAAGGAATTGCAGAATCTGCTGGGAAGTGGATTGATGAGTCACAGCTTCAGAATCTGATCTACATGACATGCATGGAGGAGAGACTAGAATGAACTGTATCAGCCATCGAAGCTGCAAGAAGTGACTAGTTTTCAATTATATTAAGCAGTCCGAATAAAGGCTTTTAGAATTTCAAATTGGCTTATCTAATAAAATCTCTCTTTTGTGGTAGAGTGCCTAAGAAACTAAAAGATTGTAAATAAAAAACAGCAATATAACCAAGCTTTATCGTTTAGATTAGGTATTGTTATTTCTACTTGCTAGTAGGTTTTGGCAAGTTATCCTTGTTGTCTTTGGTCATGCTTACTTCCCTGGTTTTCGTATGCTGGTTCGATAAATGTTCATTTTCCCATTATGGTATTAGTTCGGAGTATTATCCCTTATCTTCCATGTAAGGGCTGCTTCATAATCAATTATACTACGATGTTCTTTTTGTAGTTTCTGTAGTGTTCAGTGCCATTTTCCAGGATTAACTGCTTTGCTTCTTATCAATATTACAGTTTTAATGACTTGTGAGCTACTTGGTAGGTTTTCCCATTGTTGATAAATGTATTTCATTTTAGTTAGACTAAGTTTTTCATGTTGTTTCAAATTTCCAGCAAGTTCAAGGACATTTTTGATCAGGACTATTTTATCGACACCTTGAAAAATGATGTATGGGTGGTTGAAGATGTTCCTGAGTATCTAATGGAAAGATTTGGCGACGACATGGCAAATGTTTACAATTTTAGGATCAAGGCATGGTCATCTATTGCATATTACAAAGATGTGGTCCTACCAAAGTTACTTGAAGAGAAGTGAGTATATGATATTCATTTGATGGATCTAACGCTTATTGCCATTTGTCTCCTAAGAGCTAAACATATCAAAGTATTTAATGCATTCCAACTCAGAAAACTTTAATATAAAATCAATGATGTTGCATGAGGTCAAATGTAGGATGGCGAAGAAAAACTAACAATGAGTTCAGTGTTGCAAGAGTGggaatgtgtttttttttttcgatagTACACCACTCACAAAATTCCCAAAGAGGTGAGGGACACAAACCAAAACCCAACTGAAATCAAAGAACAACAATAGTCTAAAAGCAACTAGAACTAGAAATCAGAGACAACCTATATCAACTAGaagacagaaaagaaaataagaacactgCTGCCAAATCAAATAACTCCCATGTCTAATCAAATCACCCTAATATATACAAGAGCCCAACTGAGTGTGAATGTTGTGTTGATTGAGTAGATACACTAGACAAGATTTTATACCGACAAATCCACTTGAAAGAAGGTTGAGGTGACAATGGAATATTATTGTATGCTCCTTGAGCACATTAGTGCATTCTCCAAGAGAATCCACAACTGCTCATTTCAATttgtaaatataatattaattaaaatgctTTGATGAAGCCCCTGTCTTTcttgccccccccccccccccccacattTGAATGCAGATAGAATAGGACTAAAGTTTCCTAGGGTCTCGgtgtaatttttgttttttcctgGGCCGTATGGCCCCctctcaaaaaaaaattatacaaaaattaagAATGAGTAGTTATGTTTATTCTTGGAGCAATAAATTTGCTTCAAGAGCATGGAAAAATTTTACAGGTAACAACTATATTGTAAAAGATGATAAAATCATTAGGTGATCTATCTCTATGGATTTGTTTCTGTTTATTAGTCAGTTAATACACTTTCATATGCTTGTGTCAAGCTAGGCTGCCTACATTACTTCCTTTGGGTTTGGCCCTTTCTAGGACCCTGCATTGCATAATACAAGAGCTTGTACACTGGGCATTTTTAAATATCCTATTCCTTGCTCtgcaatttagattttttttcatgCATATTGACATTAATGCTATGATGCTTGGTTATATCATTTCATATTTATAGTTTCACAAGAGGAAAACAAGTATATGTTTTGTCTTGTTTTACagattttattgattaaatcaTGCAGGGTTATAAGGATTTCTCCTTTTGCAAATAGATTGTCTTTTGACGCTCCTCCAGCTGTGCAGCGTCTTAGATGCTTAGCAAATTATGAGGCTTTACGATTCGCAAGTCCTATATTGACCTTGGGTGAATCTTTGGTTGCAAGAATGAGGAAACATAGTGcaataaatggcggaaagtatGTGTCTGTACATCTGCGTTTTGAAGAGGTTGGCTTTAGTCAGATATAAAAATTGCTTTGAAGTATGAATGTTACACTACAGAGTAATCTTTGAAGCAGCTGTTGTGTATTGCTTTCCAATGTGCAGGATATGGTTGCCTTCTCTTGTTGTACTTTTGATGGCGGAGAACATGAGAAAGAAGAAATGATTGCGGCACGGGAAAGAGGTTGGAGAGGAAAATTCACAAGACCTGGGCGAGTTATACGCCCTGGGGTAATCAGGATCAACGGGAAGTGTCCCCTCACTCCATTAGAGGTATTATTTCCCTAAATGTCCAGTTATCTTAGTGTAGGAGGAGGACCAAGATTTTAGGGAATACATTTATTGTAGTTTTTACTCTTGCTAGGATATCCAAAAGTTTCCTGTAATGTGCTCTTTGCTTGGTCACTTTCATCTTGTTAGTGTTATTATTCAACAAGAATGATAAGAATTTCTCTCATTTCATTTGCTTAAGATATGGCCAATGCCTTCTTGCATGTTGTTAGGTTGGCCTCATGTTGAGAGGAATGGGTTTTGCAAAGAACACATCTATCTATTTGGCTTCTGGTAAAATacataatgcaaagaaaacaatGGTCCCATTATTAGAAATGTTTCCTAATTTGCATACAAAGGAGACCTTGGCATCTAAAGAGGAACTAGCTCCATTCAAGGTATGAATTTGCTTGCCACAACCCTACTCATAAACTTTGATTAAGTGCCACCTGTGATTTTGACTTGAGTTACTTCTTCTAGAATTACTCTTCCAGGATGGCTGCCATAGACTATACCGTTTGTCTTCATAGTGAGGTGTTCGTGACAACACAGGGTGGTAACTTCCCCCATTTTCTTTTTGGCCACAGAAGATACTTATATGGAGGACACGCTAAGACAATTAAGCCTGATAAGCGGAAATTAGCATTACTATTCGATGGTCCCAGTATTGGGTAATTGTTACTTCAGTATATCTTTCTTCCTgtccaattttattttgaaaattgagtaatcttttaaagataagatatattcTGAAGGGGGAATATTTGAAGTTTAATTACTAGTAATACAAAAGGGAGTGGGTTTCTTAACAAGCTCATTTTTAACAAGGAGGATGTTGTTGTTGGCTTGTTGCGCTTGTTCTTTACTGATTTGGAGGGCTTTTCTACCCTTTtgaataaccaataataatcTGTTTGACTGTTTGAGTATACAAAGATGTTCCTAGTTGTTTACCTGGgctattattttatcaaaaatactACGTCAACAGATAGTTTTGACAACTATACGCGACAACTACAGAAAGCAAGAGATGTGTGTATTATGGGCCACGTATAAGAAGCTCAAAATGTgcatctctttattttattttattagttgaaAGTATCTGACCTCCATTGATTTGATTACTTTCACAGATGGAAAACTCTGAAAGAAGAACTGCTGAGCATGAGGTCACACAGTGATGAAAAAGGAATTGAGCTAAAAAAACCAAATGAATCAATATATAGCTTTCCATGCCCGGATTGTATGTGCCGCTTAAACAGAACCAATGATTCAAGAAGTTCAGCAAAGTAGTCCCCTCAGTATTTGACAAAACTTTACTGCATATGGTTTGTGAGCATGCCTCGCCACTTGCTAACTGCCTACTAGTTTTTTGTTAGTTCAatgctttttaaatttttttccctTCTGATGAGAGGGCATAACCCCAATTTTCGGAGGTTTACACGATTTTGCTCAAGGCCATAGATCTGAATTATATATCTATGGGGATTGGATCAAGGGAGTCACATCCTTGCTTTTTGTACATGATGCTGATTGAGAATTGAGGACAAAATTGTTTTAGGTGCAGGACTCTACTCCAGAACATTGACTGAACCGTGGCCATGTACATTAGCTGGAGAGAATGATCTGTGTTAAGTCTGGAGCAACAGATTTTTCTGTCTACATCTAACAAAAATTTCAGGGTATTTTGTTTACCCTTCTGTTCAGGTCCTTTTGTTAATTTCATACCTGTATCTCACATGTATTATTCCCTTACATTGGTACTCAATTGTTCTGGTGGTGATGCCAGTTTATGTAATTAGTTTACCTACTTTGCTCCACCTCCTTGGGCGTTGAGACTTTTCCTTTCTATAAGAAAATGTAATTAATTTACCTTTAGTAGATTGTGTTATCtaattgttcttttgtttttattttgcacaTGTATATAAGCTATGTTTGGATCGGTAGTAGTGGAATGAAATGAAAGAGAACCAGGATGAATTGAAGGAAACAGAGTGAAATGATACAATTATTTGTATGGAGAAATAACTAAGTTTTATAATCCACTATCCTATTTCCTTCCATAATTAGAGACAAGAAAAGTGAGGTATAAAAAATAGTTGAGTTGCATAAAACTTGTTAGATTTTAAATAGCCTGAttagattattttatttaacaaaacCATATAGTATCTTATATGTGATGCTAAGTGTCAAATATTTTAACTATATAGAGTTACTTTATTTTAatggataaaatattattttagttctcAACGTTTTAAACATTATTTCTgtccttaaaatttttaaatggaTTCAATATGAAATGAATAATTAACAGAATGATTAAAGTGGATATTAATGTTATTGTTAGGGTTAAATACGATTTGGTCTCTAGatgttgaaaatttatttcgtcacCGGCCATTTTTCTACTACAAAGTAGTCTTAAAAGTTTCAATTTGTTTTGAAATCGTCCTTCGAACAAAAATATCCTTCCCCCTTCTATCCCAAAATCAACCAAATTCAGAGGCGCATAGACAAAAGCAAATGCAGAAACAGAAGCAGGCAGAAGTAGAATGCAGAAGCAAAAAGCAGAAGCAGTGAAACAACAACAACTAGAAGAACAGCACtaacaacaacaatggataatgaaatcaaaacaacaacaaaagcaaaaTTAGAAACAGAAGTAAAAACAGAAACAAAAGTAGAAGCAAAAGCAGAAACGGCGAGGAGCATCGACGACCGAGTGAATTGGAGGAGCAGAATCGGCGAGCGGTGCGCGAGTGGCAGCGGCGGCGCTGAACGCAGTCTCCCTCTTCCTTCcgatctctctcttctccctttctcCTCTCTTGCTCTCTGTTTCTCCTTCCGATCTCTTTCTTCTCCCTTGCTCTCTGTCTCCGTGTGTGTGGCAGTTTCCCCTTCCGTTCTCTCCATCACAGGCGGCGACGCAGTGGCGCTaccttcccttcccccttcttccctCTCCTCCCCcctttctctttctccctctcatctttccctttttttcttttttttcctttttattttattttataatttttttagtttggaGTAATTtggtgataaaaataaaaaatttggtaaaaatgacgattttaaaataaactgaaaccttcgggaccattttgtagcgaaaaaaaaaactagggacaaaataaattttcggcctccacgttagggaccaaaaccatCTTGTAACACTTGTCGATCTccttgtataaaaatattttcaaatcctaTCGATCAATCATCAACGCtccaaaatcaaaagaaaaacatTTACGTTAGTGATCATTGGTTGATCGATTTTATTTAAGTACCGAAGTCAAACATTATTAGTTCTTTAATATATTAATTGGTCGTGTGAAATTTAATTGTGGGGCAACATTGAACATTATTGAATGAGACTAAAATAGGAAATTTTAAACATTTAAAGATTGAAATAGGAGGTTTGAAACGTTAAGTACCAAATTAAGACTTGATTCAAATATTAGGACCAAAATACTATTTTATCCTTATTTTAAGGGTTAACAAAACAACATGGAAATTGAATTGAAACCTTAAATATAAAATGCTTGAAAAGAAGTTCAGCTAGGATGAGATGTAAGATAATTCTGCTAATTGCAATgcatacttatttatttatccCAATAATATAGTTCAAATAGAAACTAAGAATCAATAATGTTTTACAGCTTCATGTCCGTTGAATCTAACAactatatttagttatttacggCCAGTTTATGGCGGCATAAATCCCTCTCTCCAATGAATTAAACTAAAGAGCGTACTAAAATTGGAGAAGGTAAAAGAATTAGAGGAATCTAATTTTGGTTCAACTACTGCACAACATAACCCTAATTATCCACTAAAGGATATAGTCTTATGACAACGTAGAATCGGCAAATTTTGGTGATACTATTCTAAATCTGCAGGATTTTTGCAGCTTTCAAATAGAGTGGAGAAACACCTACTCAAGGAGCTTGTTGCAGGTGCCGACCCCAACTGCGGCTGCGAGATGCCATGCAGCATGAATGTATGGAGTTTTAGGAAATAAATCGTCAGCTACGAAGAGCATTCCACCCACCAATGACGACATCTTATGCACTGTATGAGCCATTCTCAAATCTGGATCTTTCAGTGCCCTTCTTGCGAATGCtacctgaatcaatattttgttTTTCCCGTCATGAAGACAtgcttaaatataaaatttaacttACTTTTAAAACAACTAAAATGGTTATTTTGAAAGCCTTATCATCTAATACGACAACAATTATAGCATTAAAAAGGATACGGATCACCTTATAAACAAAATACAATTCCAAAATACAATATGATGCTGagatttcgaaaatcaatttaaGTTATTTTCATTGTTCAATTTAATTATGGCATATAAATCCATCAATCAAAAAATTCAAGTTTATGTTAGTTACCAACTTAGTTACCAACTTTCTGCATGATTTTCTGGTACAACAAAATTATCTATTATAGAAATGAAAACTAAGGAATCAAAACAAAGTTGTTACAAACAGGTTACCTCCATCATCCCAGTGTGAATAACTGAAACCATCATTGGGTGAACTGGAAGAAACACTGCAGAAGCAGCCATTAGTAACTTCGGGTTCTCATTTGTAAGGGCCCTCGACAAACACTGCAGAACAATTTAAAGTTTGCATTAAAAGTTGATCTCAAAAGTGATTGACTCAAGGAAGAACAAAAGCAATATCACATCAGGCaacaaagaaaaaatgaaaaattgaaaatacatGTAGAACATATATAGATTGTGTCAATTGCATAAACACAGTGAATACATTGTTGATAAATGCGTCCAAATCATCCCAGAACAAGATACTAAGTAACCGTAAATAATGTATATATGAACACATTACTTACAACGGTTGCTGTGGCTATCATTGTGTAGTCAACCCATCTCAAAAATTTCCTCCACTTCCCTTTTGAAGAGTGGTACATGCTTGAGGCCACTCCAACTCCAATTAATGAATTGGCATACAACTTACAACTAAAATTCTTCCTACATTACAAAATTATTCATAagacaagaaagaaagaaggttTTCTATCCAAAAGAACTTACAGAGACTAGAGTAACAAATTACCTGGGAGCTTGCATTCCAAGAGCAACAAAAGGAACTGAAGTAAGCACATTAGCAACTCTTTCCGCAAGATGCATATCACCTGGAACGGGATAAAGTAATGTGTAAATTATGTGGTCCTTTTACGTCATACTGAACCGCTATAGCCAAGTGATCAAGGGTTCAATCTTATCACCTAACTTggtctttaaattaaaaagttaaatttcAGCAAGAGATACGTGCCAAACATTGGATTGACCACACTTTAAACCAAACGGAGTCTTGTTTAGTATGCATATTTGGAGAAAAAATCATTTAGGATTCTCCACATAATAATTTAAGGTTCTAGTAAAGTTGGTCCTTAAGAAGATGAAATTGGACTATTCACAGGAAATCAATAGGGTAACATCAAAGGGAAAGAAAATCTCTCAATAATACCATGACTAGGATTACAACAATGGATGGGTCTCAAGCATGCCGGTCTTTGTTGCCATAACCGTCTGGAAAACGTGTAAGTAGTAAGTTTTACAATCAAGACGAAAGTGTAAGGCATTTCTGAGAGAGAGATGCATTTCACTTACTGCATTAACAGCAGCTGATTTGTTTCAGTAGTTGAAGATCCACATGTTGATGCATGTAAGTCCCCGTTTTGATTATCCTCTGTCAAACCAAATGGTGAATGAGGTTCAACATGGACCCCGTGGACACCCTCAAGGGCTTTACTGCGTTTTAGTATACTGTTAGGACTCATGTGCTTTTTGTCACACGAAATGCAGATCAACTTGAGTGCCAGCAATTTGCTGGCACCAGTTTGGATGGAAAGTTCTGAGTGCTAGCCAATTCCCctgtattaaaattataaatttataatattagtgTTGATTTATAAAATCCAGAATGCAAATGAAGTGTTTAATACCAAAGATATAAATTAACTCAAGCGacctactatatgtactaaatttccATTTCATTGGCCCTACCAAATAGTATGAACAAACCTATCTAAAATCGATGGTACTAGATGAGTAGATGATATATACATCAAATGATTTGCCATGCTAGAATCAAGCTTGACTTCTAAGTTAAAAATATGTCATAACTTATTTTTTGGATATCCTATAATCCATTTTTAAGATTGTCTTTAACATAGACATTTCCATGTCATCCCTTTTTCAGTTTGTCCGAAGTAAGACAACCAAAACAAATCAAATAGTAGACATGTAGCATGGATCACTGCTACATGTGAAGCCATAACTGTTGCCAGTGGCAATATGCACAGAACAAGAACGTAAACACGTGGAATTTGGACAGCCAATTGGTAAATGCACACAGGGAAGGGGGTTGCGCAGAAGAAAATCCACTCTCATAGTCCAGTGTGTTTATTATCAAGGAAATGATTCACTCAATTTATTTTTTGACTTCAAGTCAAGTGTAATCTCTTGCCATCTAATTCTTATCCTGCATGTCTTGTTTGAGTCCCACATAAGGTAGTAAGAGATCACAATTAACATTGTcaagtgaaaaaataaatttagaggaTCTAGTTCCCGGTTCCCATTCATTCAATATAAACTGCATCTTCTAGCAATCTTACAACCATATATTTAAGATAGTCATCAAATGTTTCTATTTCAACATCATATTCATTCAATTCAACTAAGAATGAATGTTTAGTTAAACTAAGAATATATGTTATCTCACTGCTTAAACTCAACCGTTTCATATATGTTATCTCCTATGCTTGGTCCAACAGCAATTGGCATTGTCAACTAATAATGAATGTTTAGTTAAACTAAGAATACGAAGTGGAAACCCAATTCCTAATAATAACATGCTTACATGGTTGTTAACAAATTCATATAAACATACAATAGAATTGCAAAAGCATAATAACAACAATTTAGGAGCATGTATAATAGAATTGAATGAATCAATTCGAAACTTAGGTGTGTgctgagagagagaaagagggagaaCCTGTATAGAGGGAGATATGGAGAAGTAGTTGGTTGAATTCAGTGAATAAAAAGGAAAACTTTATGAATGTtgatgaaagaaaaacaaaaaagggaatggaataaagaagaggaagatgctcCTTAACAGAAGAATCTTCCTCCTTGAGTCCAAGGATATTCGCCCCCACAGCGAATTTCACCAAATCAACattaaaatcactaattatcGCTCCTTCCgtgttttattttaaatcattACCAGTTTCTTCGAAAAGTAGTTAAGTTCTACATACGAAGGATTTACCACTTCCGTTTCACTCACGCACAAGCGTTTTTCTTTTTACTAATTTGACTGCCGAAGACTATCCTTTTAGGAATTGGGATTCGGATTAATAGTAAAATAGaataagggtttagggtttagtttttTCGGACAGGATGAGAAAAGCATgtcaaattagttattaaaattaactatcatgtatatatttatcaatttatgtataaatatatgtattatttaatttatttttagtttatatttttatattttaatatatattttatattattaactgattttaatatatacttgttaattcttttacatttacttaatgaaacttattttatatatagtGATTCAATTCTATTtagttttttcaataattttatacaaaataatatttttattaatataataataaataattaaacacaCTTGGACtgaataatatttgttatttcaCGAGTTTACAACGTTATAAATTAGCAGGAGGACGAGATGACAGCGTCGGCGAGAGGAAAAATGGATCTATGTCCAATTTTTTTAATACCTAAAAAAATAAAgtgtcattttttattattaattttataagtaaaactaaaattaaatataaaaaaataataaaaattaaaaattataattaacattatctattttttttttaccgaacAAGATCCACTTTCAACAGAAAATTGGGTGGTGTCGGCAAAAGATTGGACGGCGTACGGACAGAAAAAAGTGCAGCAATACCGGGATAAAATTTTCGGACCAGATATCACAAAGGAAAAATGCAATATTATCGTGATGTTACGGTAACAATaccaattataattaattattatttttaaaattttaaaattaaaaattaaaaataattaattaatatctaatttataattttaattttaattcttttaaagagACCTACTACACATAtaagtctttttggcttacaagtcttacaagttggcacAAGCCCAACAAAAAACACGCATTACACTCTCACATTCAAGAACATTACACTCTCACATTCAAGAACGCGCTACTCATCATGCATTATAAAcgactcttctttttcttcctccatgaaaacgagtttcttgccaaatccGCCGCAAGAACCACCTTTGTCGGGAAGACTTTCGATACTTCACCTTGAATACCCCTTAAAACCACGAAGTCTTCACCTCCTTGAATACCCCTTAAAACCACCAGACCGAATACCACTTTGTTAGGCCAaccgtggagagctctcgacAATCGGGGAGACTTCGGAGAgaaatcaagtgagagaacataagatgagaagacacacATCCAACTCAagaccttaaggtgtcaagtaaatgggtctctcatcttataaactcctcactcttccttgctttctttgatgtgtgactaacttcaacactcctcacacttgcaacactcacaccttatgcataattcagaactctttctctttctcctcctcatcttctgctgttttttcttcttcaaaaacgatttaagagtttgatgtcaaaaaataatggaaatcgagaataacgaagaaagaaaacagagagaaaagcacgtaaataaagatggagaaagagaaggcaataaacgaaagaaaagaagaagaagaagaagaggaagaggaagaagaacgtgtaacaaaaagaagaagaaggtgcagtgaaaacgtgcagtaacggttgaagaaggagaaagagaaggcaagaaacgaaagaaaagaagaaaaagaggaagaggaagaaaaacgtgcagtaagaagaagaagaagaaggtacagtgaaaacgtgcagtaacggttgaaaaatgagaaagagaaggtaagaaacgaaagaaaagaagaagaagaggaagaagaagaagaagaacgtgcagtaaaaaaaagaaggaaatgcacttataaaaatttgtataaaaaacgcttgtatgtggagaatttctCACATTGTAATTCATGGTTCTTATTTGTTAAGAAGTTTACAATCTTGCTTACCATCATATCTATCCAAACTCCAAAATCATGCCGtgtaactaaaataatattttataataaaattttatatttttatattttaattaatattttttattatataatattattttaattttaaaataatttattattgataTAAGGGTgtgtaatatttattaaatttaacctttagagatcatattttactaatttattgtttaaaatttacaaaattatttaaaCCAATTATATGGAACTAATTTAACAATTCAGAACGGCATGCGAACTATCTTAATACTATTaggaacaaaaatattaaaaattttactcttttgcaaaaataacaaatttttctttttttaaaaaataaaaaactttctcCCTATACTCAATTATGGTACATTTCAATATCAACACGGTACAACCCTATGAAGTGATAACAAAACTCTATCCTTCGGATAGTAATGGATGAAATCTATGAACCAACAAATTAAATAACCTGAGGTAGCCTAAAGAATATGcaagatttacaaaaataaatggaaaattgtACAAAAGATGACTTCTCATCATCTTGGTGGGACATCTGAGATAGGAAGCATTTCTATTTGtcctctttcaaaattttctctttGAATTTGATTCCCATTAATCTTCTCAGCTTCTTTTGAAATCTGAATGTCACTGGGAAAGTAATATTGACAAATGAATTTTACAAGGAAACGAGGAAGCAATGCTGTTATGATGATTCCAAGCAACAATAACCAGAACAATCCTGTGCTTGCAACATTAAAGAAGTCCCTGCCAAAGTTGTAGGTAGATGCATATAAAGGTTAGTGTTCAGTTCAACTGTTTCTGTTAAGAAGCAATGTAAATGTAACACGACAGACATACTTGTTATTTGTTATAAAGGGTAGGTGGACACATAAATATTCCGAGTTaacgtaattttaaaaaaagatgaaaTTTAAAGGTGTAATATAGACCATTTA from Arachis hypogaea cultivar Tifrunner chromosome 10, arahy.Tifrunner.gnm2.J5K5, whole genome shotgun sequence includes:
- the LOC112716901 gene encoding protein ESMERALDA 1; this translates as MNKLSRLLTGGLSTPPSPPPTPMRSPSPMRSPVRSPRSPRHYRHVRSKVSRFTTGQRLLWLFLSILLRRQGIFLFAPLVYISCMLLYMGTVAFDIVPIISHRSAPGSVYRSPELYAKLRPDIENDDSSTDAISTIWKIPYEGGEWKPCIKRSSQALPESNGYIYVEANGGLNQQRTSICNAVAVAGYLNATLLIPNFRYHSIWKDPSKFKDIFDQDYFIDTLKNDVWVVEDVPEYLMERFGDDMANVYNFRIKAWSSIAYYKDVVLPKLLEEKVIRISPFANRLSFDAPPAVQRLRCLANYEALRFASPILTLGESLVARMRKHSAINGGKYVSVHLRFEEDMVAFSCCTFDGGEHEKEEMIAARERGWRGKFTRPGRVIRPGVIRINGKCPLTPLEVGLMLRGMGFAKNTSIYLASGKIHNAKKTMVPLLEMFPNLHTKETLASKEELAPFKNYSSRMAAIDYTVCLHSEVFVTTQGGNFPHFLFGHRRYLYGGHAKTIKPDKRKLALLFDGPSIGWKTLKEELLSMRSHSDEKGIELKKPNESIYSFPCPDCMCRLNRTNDSRSSAK
- the LOC112716902 gene encoding uncharacterized protein — its product is MSPNSILKRSKALEGVHGVHVEPHSPFGLTEDNQNGDLHASTCGSSTTETNQLLLMQRLWQQRPACLRPIHCCNPSHGDMHLAERVANVLTSVPFVALGMQAPRKNFSCKLYANSLIGVGVASSMYHSSKGKWRKFLRWVDYTMIATATVCLSRALTNENPKLLMAASAVFLPVHPMMVSVIHTGMMEVAFARRALKDPDLRMAHTVHKMSSLVGGMLFVADDLFPKTPYIHAAWHLAAAVGVGTCNKLLE